A region from the Pontixanthobacter aestiaquae genome encodes:
- a CDS encoding response regulator transcription factor, which produces MSSRNWHTLVLYAALFAVAAFALNWFEYGHLTGKFGTDAYIAFLALAFISLGVWVGNRLTRKAAPQGFERNHAALRSLKISDRELEVLEAIASGKTNKEIARALDISPNTIKTHVASLFSKLEVDRRMRAIEKAKSLQLIA; this is translated from the coding sequence ATGTCCTCGAGAAATTGGCACACTCTAGTACTATATGCGGCTCTTTTTGCTGTCGCAGCCTTCGCGCTTAACTGGTTCGAATACGGCCATCTCACCGGCAAGTTCGGGACAGACGCTTATATCGCGTTTCTTGCGCTCGCGTTCATATCGCTCGGCGTATGGGTGGGCAATCGGCTGACACGAAAAGCCGCTCCACAAGGTTTCGAGCGCAATCACGCTGCACTCCGCTCGCTTAAAATTTCCGACCGAGAGCTGGAAGTGTTGGAAGCAATTGCGAGCGGAAAAACCAATAAAGAGATAGCGCGCGCACTCGATATCTCGCCCAATACCATCAAAACTCACGTTGCCAGCCTGTTCTCTAAACTGGAAGTCGACCGGCGTATGCGAGCAATCGAAAAAGCCAAATCGTTGCAGCTAATCGCCTGA
- a CDS encoding DUF4136 domain-containing protein: MSNKTPTKKRFAKMAMVPLLLVSLGACATSGFNADVSRFQSQLPAPQGQTFAVVADDPALAGGLEFSLYADLVEAQMARLGYVQGTPETANLLVRFDYGVDNGRERVRSTGFADPFYSAWGPYRPFYRSRLGYHNRFYRRSRLGFGGAWGYGFYDPWFGGPEVRSYTVYTSGVDMKIDNAADGTRLFEGKAEAVSTSNRLQYLVPNLVEAMFTDFPGNSGETLRISIKPEETKVRRVN; encoded by the coding sequence ATGTCGAATAAGACACCAACGAAGAAACGCTTCGCAAAAATGGCCATGGTACCATTGCTGTTGGTCAGCCTTGGCGCATGTGCGACAAGTGGCTTCAACGCCGATGTATCGCGTTTCCAGAGCCAACTCCCGGCACCGCAAGGCCAGACCTTTGCCGTTGTCGCCGATGATCCGGCGCTCGCTGGCGGGCTCGAGTTTTCGCTCTACGCCGATCTGGTTGAAGCACAGATGGCACGGCTTGGTTATGTGCAAGGCACGCCCGAGACCGCCAATCTGCTGGTTCGTTTCGATTACGGGGTCGATAACGGCCGCGAGCGGGTTCGCTCGACCGGGTTCGCAGATCCGTTCTATAGCGCGTGGGGGCCATACCGGCCGTTCTACCGGTCGCGTCTCGGTTACCACAACCGCTTCTATCGCCGCAGCCGCCTCGGTTTTGGAGGCGCATGGGGCTACGGCTTCTATGATCCCTGGTTCGGCGGGCCGGAAGTACGTAGCTACACGGTGTACACCAGCGGCGTGGATATGAAGATCGACAACGCAGCAGACGGCACCCGCCTGTTTGAAGGTAAGGCCGAAGCGGTCTCGACCTCCAACCGCCTGCAGTACCTGGTCCCCAATCTGGTCGAGGCGATGTTCACCGACTTCCCAGGAAATTCGGGCGAGACACTGCGTATCTCGATCAAACCGGAAGAAACCAAAGTTCGCCGCGTGAATTGA
- the trpS gene encoding tryptophan--tRNA ligase produces MRVVSGIQPTGNLHLGNYLGAIRNWVKMQDDIAASGEEGSECLFFLADLHAISMPHDPAELKAGTLEMVAALVACGIDPDKSVLFNQAQVPAHAELQWLLTGTARMGWLNRMTQFKDKSGKNREGASLALFSYPVLQAADVLLYQATHVPVGDDQKQHLELARDIAQKFNNDFCEDDAPVFTLPEPYIPPQAARIMSLRDGSAKMSKSDPSEMSRINLSDDADTIMKKVKKAKSDADALPSEAGGLEGRPEALNLVTIYAAITGKSVEAVLGQFGGEGFGKFKPALGEVLVETLSPISARFRELKEDRESLDAILARGAAKARERGARTLDNTYKALGLVRG; encoded by the coding sequence ATGCGAGTCGTTTCTGGCATCCAACCCACAGGCAACCTCCATCTCGGCAATTACCTCGGTGCGATTCGCAATTGGGTGAAAATGCAGGATGATATTGCTGCCAGCGGAGAAGAGGGCAGCGAATGCCTGTTCTTCCTCGCAGATCTCCACGCGATCTCGATGCCGCATGATCCGGCCGAGCTGAAAGCTGGTACTTTGGAAATGGTCGCGGCGTTGGTTGCGTGCGGGATCGATCCGGACAAATCGGTCTTGTTCAATCAGGCGCAGGTTCCGGCCCACGCCGAATTGCAATGGCTGCTGACGGGTACCGCACGGATGGGCTGGCTCAACCGGATGACGCAGTTCAAGGACAAGTCCGGCAAGAACCGCGAAGGTGCGAGCCTTGCTCTGTTCAGCTATCCCGTGCTGCAAGCTGCCGATGTCCTGCTCTATCAAGCGACACATGTGCCTGTGGGCGACGATCAGAAACAGCATCTCGAGCTGGCCCGCGACATTGCACAGAAATTCAACAATGATTTCTGTGAAGATGACGCGCCAGTCTTCACTCTACCCGAGCCCTATATCCCGCCGCAGGCTGCGCGGATCATGAGCCTGCGCGATGGCAGCGCGAAAATGAGCAAATCGGATCCGTCGGAAATGAGCCGGATCAATCTGTCCGACGATGCCGACACGATCATGAAGAAGGTCAAAAAGGCCAAATCCGATGCAGATGCGTTGCCATCTGAAGCGGGCGGGCTGGAAGGCCGTCCCGAAGCGCTCAATCTGGTCACTATCTATGCCGCGATCACCGGCAAAAGCGTAGAGGCGGTACTCGGTCAGTTCGGAGGCGAAGGCTTTGGAAAGTTCAAGCCCGCGCTCGGTGAAGTGCTGGTGGAAACGCTCAGCCCCATCTCCGCCCGCTTCCGCGAGCTCAAGGAAGACCGCGAATCGCTCGACGCGATTCTCGCCCGCGGTGCAGCCAAAGCACGCGAGCGCGGCGCCAGGACGCTCGACAATACATACAAGGCATTGGGGCTTGTTCGCGGCTGA